The Algoriphagus halophilus genome window below encodes:
- a CDS encoding 3-hydroxyacyl-CoA dehydrogenase/enoyl-CoA hydratase family protein translates to MKRTIKNVAILGSGVMGSRIACHFANIGVQVLLLDIVPFELTEQEEKKGLTKEHPIVRNRIVNTALQNTLKAKPSPIYDKDFASRIQTGNFDDDLPKIKDYDWIMEVVVERLDIKQSLFEKVEKFRKPGTLITSNTSGIPMHMMCEGRSEDFQINFAGTHFFNPPRYLRLLEIIPGPKTNPEIIEFLMDFGDKFLGKETVLCKDTPAFIANRIGVYAIISAMHSIEKMGLGVSEVDKLTGTVIGRAKSATFRTMDVVGLDTTVNVANNLYKALPNDESREKFKLPKIVEVLYNNKWFGDKTGQGYFKMIRHKDGSKELKEIDFNTFEYKDIEKPKFKALEASKSIEDLKERIKFLVNFDDQAGEFYRTTFYDLFRYCSNRIPEIADELYRIDQAVSAGFGWEYGPFESWDILGVKDTVEKMEAAGEKPAAWVYEMLNAGNSSFYKVEAGKKHYYDIPTKTYKEVPGIEDFIILDTLKSAGKKIWGNAGATVYDMGDEVIGLEFHTKMNSMGSEVVEGINTAIGMAEKSYKGLVIGNEGANFSAGANLAMLFMFAGDQDFDEINLMIAQFQNTMMRARFSSVPVVVAPHNMALGGGCELSLHSDHVQAHAELYMGLVEVGVGLIPAGGGTKEMTLRFSDSLINGDVELNQLQEYFMNIAMAKVSTSAQEAKGLGYLRKSDGITLNRKRQLADAKSKVISLFNEGYSQPIEKKDIKVLGKESLALFEAGITGMRYGAYISEHDAKIARKLAWVMSGGDLSSPTEVSERYLLDLEREAFLSLTGEKKTLERIHSILFKGKPLRN, encoded by the coding sequence ATGAAAAGAACCATAAAAAATGTCGCCATTTTAGGTTCAGGAGTGATGGGGTCAAGAATTGCCTGTCATTTCGCGAACATAGGTGTACAAGTACTTTTATTAGATATTGTTCCTTTTGAATTGACGGAACAGGAAGAAAAAAAAGGATTAACGAAAGAGCACCCAATAGTCCGAAATAGGATCGTAAATACGGCTTTGCAAAATACCCTAAAAGCTAAACCATCGCCTATCTATGATAAGGATTTTGCCTCAAGAATTCAGACGGGAAACTTTGATGATGATTTACCTAAAATCAAAGATTATGACTGGATTATGGAAGTGGTGGTAGAACGATTGGATATTAAGCAATCCCTTTTTGAAAAGGTTGAAAAATTTCGGAAACCAGGAACCTTGATTACCTCCAATACATCGGGTATTCCGATGCATATGATGTGCGAAGGCAGGTCGGAAGATTTTCAAATCAATTTTGCAGGAACTCACTTTTTCAATCCTCCTCGCTATCTCAGGTTATTGGAAATTATACCTGGACCGAAAACAAATCCTGAAATCATCGAATTCCTGATGGATTTTGGAGATAAATTTTTGGGTAAAGAAACGGTCTTGTGCAAAGATACTCCGGCTTTTATCGCCAATAGAATTGGAGTGTATGCCATTATTTCGGCTATGCATTCTATAGAGAAAATGGGCTTAGGAGTTTCCGAAGTCGATAAATTGACGGGAACGGTGATAGGGAGAGCAAAATCAGCCACATTTAGAACCATGGATGTAGTGGGCTTGGATACCACTGTGAATGTGGCCAATAACCTCTACAAAGCTCTTCCCAATGATGAATCCAGAGAGAAGTTTAAACTTCCAAAAATAGTTGAAGTTCTCTATAACAATAAGTGGTTTGGAGATAAAACAGGCCAAGGTTATTTCAAAATGATTCGTCATAAAGATGGATCGAAAGAGTTAAAAGAAATTGACTTCAACACCTTCGAATATAAGGATATTGAAAAGCCAAAATTCAAAGCCTTAGAAGCATCCAAAAGCATTGAAGACCTAAAAGAACGAATCAAATTTTTGGTCAATTTCGATGATCAAGCTGGTGAATTTTACCGTACCACATTTTATGACTTGTTCAGGTACTGTTCCAATAGAATACCGGAAATAGCTGATGAATTGTATAGAATTGATCAGGCAGTGAGTGCAGGTTTTGGGTGGGAATATGGACCATTTGAAAGCTGGGATATTCTTGGAGTTAAGGATACTGTAGAAAAAATGGAAGCAGCGGGCGAAAAACCAGCAGCTTGGGTTTATGAAATGTTAAACGCTGGCAATTCTTCTTTTTATAAGGTAGAGGCGGGTAAAAAACACTATTATGATATTCCAACCAAGACATACAAGGAAGTTCCTGGAATAGAGGATTTCATCATTCTTGATACCTTGAAATCTGCTGGGAAAAAGATTTGGGGAAATGCTGGAGCTACAGTCTATGATATGGGCGATGAGGTTATCGGATTGGAATTTCATACCAAAATGAATTCCATGGGATCCGAAGTGGTGGAAGGGATCAATACCGCGATTGGAATGGCAGAAAAATCTTATAAAGGATTGGTGATCGGAAACGAGGGAGCCAATTTCTCTGCTGGAGCCAACCTTGCCATGTTGTTTATGTTTGCCGGGGATCAGGATTTCGATGAGATCAATTTAATGATTGCCCAATTCCAAAACACCATGATGCGAGCTAGATTTTCTTCAGTTCCAGTGGTGGTAGCTCCTCATAATATGGCCTTGGGAGGAGGATGTGAACTCTCTTTACATTCAGATCATGTACAAGCTCATGCAGAATTATATATGGGTCTAGTGGAAGTCGGTGTTGGATTAATTCCTGCGGGAGGTGGTACCAAGGAAATGACCCTAAGATTTTCGGATAGCTTGATCAATGGGGATGTGGAATTAAATCAACTACAAGAATACTTTATGAACATTGCCATGGCAAAGGTTTCCACCTCTGCTCAGGAAGCAAAAGGTTTAGGGTATCTGAGAAAGAGCGATGGAATTACATTGAATCGTAAGAGACAATTGGCAGATGCCAAATCCAAAGTAATTTCTCTATTTAATGAGGGCTACTCACAGCCTATAGAAAAAAAGGACATCAAAGTACTAGGTAAGGAATCCTTGGCTTTGTTTGAAGCAGGTATAACCGGAATGCGATACGGAGCCTATATATCTGAACATGATGCTAAAATTGCAAGAAAACTGGCTTGGGTAATGTCAGGGGGAGACTTGTCTTCTCCAACAGAAGTATCAGAACGATATTTATTGGATTTGGAACGGGAGGCATTTTTAAGTTTGACCGGAGAGAAAAAGACCTTGGAAAGAATCCATAGCATACTCTTCAAGGGAAAACCACTTAGAAATTAA
- a CDS encoding thiolase family protein codes for MEAYIVNGYRSAVGKAKKGGFRFYRPDDLAADVITHLIANTPGLEVKHIDDLIVGNAVPEAEQGMQMGRMISLLALGIDNPGFIINRYCGSGLEAIALAVGKVKAGMADCIIAGGTESMSLVPMMGYKTVLNYKIATEHPSYYISMGLTAEELAKEYDITREEADAFSVRSHERALAAIAEGKFKDEIVPVEVEETYLDEKGKKKTRKYVVDTDEGPRPGTTMEVLSSLKPAFKNGGQVTAGNSSQTSDGASFVVVMSEKFMKSLNLEPVARLMSYSVAGVDPRIMGIGPKEAVPKALKQAGLSLQDIDLVELNEAFAAQGLAVIKSLDLDPDIVNVNGGAVALGHPLGCTGAKLSVQIFNELRRQNKKYGLVTACVGGGQGVAGVYELLK; via the coding sequence ATGGAAGCATATATAGTAAACGGATATAGATCGGCAGTTGGTAAAGCCAAAAAAGGAGGATTTAGATTTTATAGACCGGATGATCTGGCAGCTGATGTAATCACTCATTTGATTGCTAATACTCCTGGTTTGGAAGTAAAGCACATAGATGATTTGATTGTTGGAAATGCAGTACCCGAGGCAGAACAAGGCATGCAAATGGGTAGAATGATTTCTTTGCTTGCGCTCGGAATCGATAACCCTGGATTTATCATCAACAGGTATTGTGGCTCCGGATTGGAAGCGATTGCTTTAGCTGTAGGAAAGGTGAAAGCAGGAATGGCTGATTGCATCATTGCTGGAGGAACTGAAAGTATGTCCTTGGTACCGATGATGGGTTATAAAACGGTTTTGAATTATAAAATTGCCACTGAGCATCCATCCTATTATATCAGTATGGGACTGACAGCAGAGGAATTGGCAAAAGAATATGACATTACTAGAGAAGAGGCAGATGCCTTTTCAGTTCGTTCCCATGAGAGAGCCTTGGCCGCTATTGCCGAAGGGAAATTCAAAGATGAAATCGTCCCTGTAGAAGTAGAAGAAACTTATTTGGACGAAAAAGGGAAAAAGAAAACCAGAAAATATGTGGTAGACACAGACGAGGGTCCTAGACCTGGTACGACCATGGAAGTTTTGTCCAGTTTGAAGCCTGCCTTTAAAAATGGAGGCCAGGTTACTGCAGGTAATTCTTCCCAAACTTCTGACGGAGCTTCTTTTGTTGTGGTGATGTCTGAGAAGTTTATGAAGTCTCTCAACTTGGAACCGGTAGCAAGATTAATGTCTTACAGTGTTGCTGGGGTGGATCCAAGAATTATGGGAATTGGTCCAAAGGAGGCTGTTCCAAAAGCCCTGAAGCAAGCAGGACTTAGTCTTCAAGATATTGATTTAGTAGAATTGAATGAGGCATTCGCTGCTCAGGGTTTGGCAGTTATTAAGTCATTGGACTTGGATCCTGATATTGTCAATGTCAATGGTGGTGCAGTGGCATTAGGGCACCCACTAGGTTGTACCGGAGCAAAACTATCGGTGCAGATTTTTAACGAGCTAAGAAGACAAAATAAAAAGTATGGCCTCGTAACTGCGTGTGTTGGTGGAGGCCAAGGAGTCGCAGGTGTGTATGAATTATTGAAATAA
- a CDS encoding acyl-CoA dehydrogenase family protein, whose amino-acid sequence MATLAKSIKGGEFLVRETSAQEIFIPEEYTEEQKMMAQACQDFIDTEITPKIEEIDSMKNPDLVPSIFKKAGELGLLGISVPEEYGGMGMNFVTSMLIADIIGSAGSFSTTYGAHTGIGTLPILYYGSEEQKQKYLPKLATGEWAACYCLTEPDAGSDANSGKTKAELTPDGKHYLINGQKMWISNAGFADLFIVFAKIEDDKNLTAFIVEKTFGGITMNEEEKKMGIKGSSTRQVFFNDCKVPVENMLSERQNGFKIAVNILNIGRIKLGSGILGGVRAVTTKAIKYSTERKQFGVSINTFGAIKSKLAEMAIRTYVSESLCYRAGQDIEEQINSFVAEGMEESQAKLKGVEAFAMECAIAKIHGSEVLDYVVDQGVQVYGGMGYSAEAPMERAYRDARIARIYEGTNEINRMLMIGMLLKRAMKGEINLFEPAMAVSAELTSVPSFETIDTSELFASEKEVLKKLKKVFLMVGGKAAMALQDKIEEEQEIMMNLADVMIEIYAAESAILRSEKLVSIQGEEATAMQIAMSQVYLAEAIDKINAAAKEAIASFTKGDEQKVMLMGLKRFTKADLVNTKELRRQIADYMIEQGKYPF is encoded by the coding sequence ATGGCAACTTTAGCAAAATCTATCAAAGGAGGAGAATTCCTGGTTCGGGAAACCTCAGCACAAGAAATTTTTATTCCTGAGGAATATACGGAAGAACAAAAAATGATGGCACAGGCTTGTCAGGACTTTATTGACACCGAAATCACTCCAAAAATTGAGGAGATTGATAGTATGAAAAATCCTGATCTAGTTCCCTCCATTTTCAAAAAAGCCGGAGAATTGGGCTTGTTGGGGATCTCTGTACCTGAAGAATATGGAGGGATGGGGATGAATTTCGTCACCTCCATGTTGATTGCAGACATTATTGGATCAGCAGGGTCATTCTCTACTACTTATGGAGCGCATACCGGAATTGGAACCCTTCCGATTTTGTACTATGGATCAGAAGAACAAAAGCAAAAGTATCTTCCCAAACTAGCAACCGGTGAGTGGGCAGCTTGTTATTGCTTAACTGAGCCAGATGCTGGCTCGGATGCGAATAGTGGAAAAACCAAAGCTGAATTGACTCCGGACGGTAAGCATTATTTGATCAACGGACAAAAAATGTGGATTTCCAATGCAGGTTTTGCTGACCTATTTATAGTTTTTGCTAAGATAGAAGACGATAAGAACCTGACTGCTTTTATTGTTGAAAAAACATTTGGTGGGATTACCATGAATGAAGAGGAGAAAAAGATGGGAATCAAAGGCTCTTCTACCCGTCAGGTATTCTTCAATGATTGTAAAGTTCCAGTAGAAAATATGTTATCGGAGCGACAAAATGGATTTAAGATAGCAGTGAATATCTTAAATATTGGAAGAATAAAATTAGGCTCTGGGATTTTAGGAGGTGTAAGAGCTGTCACTACCAAGGCGATCAAATACTCCACGGAAAGAAAACAATTCGGAGTAAGTATCAACACCTTTGGAGCAATTAAATCCAAGTTGGCAGAAATGGCCATAAGAACTTACGTTTCAGAATCGCTTTGCTATAGAGCTGGTCAGGATATAGAGGAGCAGATTAATTCTTTCGTGGCGGAAGGAATGGAGGAAAGTCAAGCCAAATTAAAAGGAGTCGAAGCTTTCGCCATGGAATGCGCCATCGCCAAAATACATGGGTCTGAAGTATTGGATTATGTAGTGGATCAAGGAGTCCAAGTATATGGAGGAATGGGCTATTCTGCAGAGGCACCAATGGAAAGAGCTTATCGTGATGCCCGTATCGCCCGTATTTATGAGGGGACGAATGAAATCAACCGGATGTTGATGATCGGAATGCTTTTGAAAAGAGCAATGAAAGGGGAAATCAACTTATTTGAGCCTGCGATGGCAGTTTCAGCGGAATTGACCTCGGTACCTTCTTTCGAAACCATTGACACTTCTGAGTTATTTGCCTCAGAAAAAGAAGTGTTGAAGAAGTTGAAAAAAGTATTCTTAATGGTCGGAGGAAAAGCAGCGATGGCATTGCAAGATAAAATAGAAGAGGAGCAGGAAATCATGATGAATCTGGCCGATGTGATGATCGAGATTTATGCTGCAGAATCTGCTATTCTTCGAAGTGAGAAACTTGTGAGTATTCAAGGTGAAGAAGCCACTGCAATGCAGATAGCCATGAGTCAAGTATATTTGGCTGAAGCAATAGATAAAATAAATGCAGCAGCAAAAGAAGCCATCGCAAGTTTTACCAAAGGAGATGAACAAAAAGTGATGCTTATGGGCCTGAAAAGATTCACAAAAGCGGATTTAGTGAATACCAAGGAACTTAGAAGACAAATTGCCGATTATATGATCGAGCAAGGAAAATACCCATTTTAA